A region of Triplophysa rosa linkage group LG16, Trosa_1v2, whole genome shotgun sequence DNA encodes the following proteins:
- the prrc2a gene encoding protein PRRC2A isoform X2, whose translation MSERSGQTAKGKDGKTKYSSLNLFDTYKGKSLEAQKPVVAPRHGLQSLGKVASARRMPPPANLPSLKAENKGNDPNVTLVPKDGTGWASKQEQADPKSTDVLSEAQPESQQPVVSQTSAPSVPRTPPAQEAPTPALAVGPKSWAQASVTHGVQGDGGKGSNQQSPFSREEFPTLQAAGDQDKAGKEQATADQWYGPGPSLRPQNVTSWRDGGGRALAPTLAGEGVAEGGAGGTIVMEGASGAPPVPQQNASSLGQPRNPPTSNPALPLPQPPIGPQFQAYRGIMPPFMYPPYLPFPPPYGPQGPYRFPPPNEAPRFSRSQSGAGPDGRPPGGPRGEVVKRPSILKQDDLKELDELDHDGDEGWAGAQEEIDYSAKLKFSDDEGEDDGEEERTENKNGAHESRDLQRSQDGPKMVVSRSRASDSGGESRRTPPSSADDCSVPPSSKPGWAEEGGNSWSSQTNTGSYQGRRPGLGGPREQPSPPPGPHLGQGPYFYYRQDRASNQSVISGLTLAPQKPSSAQAQQQAGTGPGGPTPPPSSALHPQQQGEDEDETWRQRRKQSSTEISAAVERARRRREEEERRMQEERRAACAEKLKRLDEKQQQQQTIKPSSPCDAPANSPSPSLSATASSPNLSQPPSPCVDPEEAPLASPQTTGTTLGLNINNRQRAGSNSSHDSITESQQAVQPQATQHLQSLDVSVPGDGKEEPVVSGPHIRSTKGADDTLKVESVSGTGRQGSGPSGQGFSKYQKSLPPRFQRQQQEQLLKQQQQWQQQQQHNQVAQNQLQSQPQNQQGPSPGTTPQSGPKQPTLYPAGSMGRPPPLPMNFDPRWMMMSYIDPRMMQGRPAPMDYYPPSMHPSGMMNRERSDSGGSGSDQFDRQQHGPSHPHRGTPPMDPKLAWGPDVFPGGTEGRGLSSPLRQKGAEEEDAGKGQRSDTPPVRMREGGTTPIQPLSMAPSSPSGSSNQTPPPLGIQIGSQGASHHSHHQPFMGGRGGYSNYPDNGSRMGSHLQQRAGSGGTLHGFGHPEGGQQIWGTPHPHYDRNGRTDHPALENNSHLQHHGPPPPHFSLHPHKHENGREREKGGEAKKSDPSPPLHQPSLSSSCSSSSSSSSAREDPSGKQPLQNQAPTKDTGPAHAPGRKQDKIGNTHNQPQQNSMQHHHPKTSSRSREHKTETHWGPRPGSSNASGGSAQNKKAGSGMSAKTEEPTNQVAENKSSTQSGDSITVKRAGPIKRPVLKEMKREGCEGEGGEKATGGSGKAKEQDGCQTTTKQESTPGAQASSAPSGKDDATGSNKPRTGGKERGNAGGTGKGSKNGENTVQSSGYSAPQFRKDRERSPERGSTTYHTSSSRGNRSGRGRGEFYGRGRGYRGTYTGNGGGGGRGKAGGRSSRDYRSVPNSGYHHGPSNQEHKREPSSGSGRHGGSQLNPGRARNRSETRSEGSEYEEVPKRRRQRGSETGSESAGSDVAHSDKEDRKPNTKAGTGGENPATGPSASSVLTRNSQTRVFTPRGVPSRRGRGGGGAGGGLHRGGDGGGPGVSSAYRSGPSSASHGWSAKSTAARKQQTSSHPSPPKDSGRGANGDKKKAADQHQPQSQSVNPSAPNPAVPTTVQHGSTENGSVGTPVSSSNVPPNTTGSVNQTLPPTAPDGRGFPNREFERPPRRRRHGRSQHQQDKPPRFRRLKQERENAARINGSSGIIEVIAGHQQSASSLQNSLQETNSTPNASATVVANANHISATSNNNTSHLGGGNHNLNSHHHHHHYQGNSQSHPQHHHNHNPAGGAKSPDVSNQNSDHANEEWETASESSDFTEFRERKGGGGSKSYSSHHHHHHHHAPGRGGGGGGGAEREMTAKELATNKRSFSSQRPGMERQNRRVNTGGGGGRGPRGPPSGGGAMGGAGNSGANRGERRGNWPSPKNKK comes from the exons ATGTCAGAGCGCTCTGGGCAAACGGCAAAGGGGAAGGATGGAAAAACCAAGTATTCATCTCTCAACCTGTTTGATACCTACAAAGGAAAGAGCCTTGAAGCACAGAAGCCTGTTG TTGCCCCTCGTCATGGCTTACAGTCTCTTGGTAAAGTTGCCTCTGCACGGCGCATGCCCCCCCCTGCCAACTTGCCTAGTTTGAAGGCGGAGAACAAAGGCAACGACCCCAACGTCACGCTCGTTCCCAAAGACGGCACAGGATGGGCAAGCAAGCAGGAACAAGCAGACCCAAAGAG TACCGATGTATTGTCAGAAGCGCAGCCGGAGTCGCAGCAGCCTGTGGTCTCACAGACATCTGCACCGAGCGTGCCGAGAACACCCCCAGCTCAAGAG GCCCCGACTCCAGCTCTAGCCGTAGGGCCAAAGTCCTGGGCTCAGGCCAGTGTTACACATGGGGTGCAAGGAGATG gtgGAAAGGGATCAAACCAACAGTCGCCATTCTCTCGCGAGGAATTTCCCACCCTGCAGGCGGCTGGAGACCAGGACAAAGCTGGCAAAGAACAGGCCACTGCAGATCAGTGGTATGGGCCCGGACCAAGCCTCCGCCCCCAAA ACGTAACGAGTTGGCGGGATGGTGGGGGTCGGGCATTGGCACCCACCCTGGCTGGGGAGGGTGTGGCGGAGGGCGGTGCTGGGGGAACCATAGTGATGGAGGGTGCTTCTGGGGCCCCTCCTGTCCCACAGCAGAATGCGTCCTCCCTTGGGCAGCCTAGAAACCCCCCAACCAGTAACCCCGCACTTCCCCTTCCCCAGCCACCAATTGGCCCGCAGTTCCAGGCTTACAGAGGGATCATGCCTCCATTc ATGTATCCACCATACCTGCCCTTCCCACCCCCTTATGGTCCACAGGGACCCTACAGGTTCCCGCCCCCAAATGAGGCCCCCAG GTTTTCTCGGTCACAGAGTGGAGCAGGACCAGATGGGCGGCCCCCTGGAGGACCCCGGGGTGAGGTGGTGAAACGCCCCTCCATCCTCAAGCAGGATGACCTAAAGGAGCTGGATGAGCTGGATCATGATGGAGATGAGGGCTGGGCTG GGGCACAGGAGGAAATTGACTACTCTGCAAAGCTGAAGTTCAGTGATGATGAAGGAGAAGATGACGGAGAGGAGGAAAGgactgaaaacaaaaatggagCCCA TGAGTCAAGGGATCTGCAGAGATCCCAAGATGGACCCAAGATGGTGGTTTCACGTTCCCGTGCATCTGACAGTGGAGGGGAGTCACGACGCACTCCTCCTTCCAGTGCTGATGATTGCTCCGTGCCCCCCTCCAGCAAGCCAGGCTGGGCCGAGGAGGGAGGAAATAGCTGGAGCAGTCAGACAAACACAGGATCTTATCAG GGGCGTAGGCCTGGACTGGGTGGTCCAAGGGAACAGCCCTCCCCCCCACCAGGGCCACATCTTGGACAAGGGCCCTACTTCTACTACCGACAG GATCGGGCTTCGAATCAGTCTGTGATCTCCGGCCTCACTCTGGCCCCACAGAAGCCAAGCAGTGCTCAAGCACAGCAGCAGGCAGGGACAGGACCTGGTGGGCCAACTCCCCCTCCCTCTAGTGCCTTGCATCCCCAGCAACAGGGAGAGGATGAGGACGAGACGTGGCGGCAACGCCGGAAGCAGTCGTCGACAGAGATTTCCGCTGCGGTCGAGCGTGCTCGACGCCGCCGTGAAGAGGAGGAACGAAGGATGCAGGAGGAGCGGCGTGCTGCCTGTGCAGAGAAGCTGAAGAGACTTGATGAAAAACAGCAGCAGCAACAGACCATTAAACCCAGCTCCCCCTGTGACGCTCCTGCCAACAGCCCCAGTCCTTCCTTGTCTGCGACTGCCTCATCTCCTAATCTCAGTCAGCCACCATCCCCCTGTGTGGATCCAGAAGAAGCACCTCTTGCATCCCCTCAGACAACTGGTACAACTCTGGGGCTTAACATAAATAACAGACAGAGGGCTGGCAGCAACAGCAGCCATGATTCCATCACAG AGTCACAACAGGCTGTGCAGCCTCAAGCCACCCAGCATTTACAATCCCTTGATGTCTCTGTGCCTGGGGATGGCAAGGAGGAACCTGTAGTGAGTGGGCCACACATCCGCAGCACTAAAGGTGCAGATGACACATTGAAGGTGGAGAGTGTTAGTGGAACAGGACGGCAGGGTAGCGGTCCATCTGGGCAGGGCTTTTCCAAGTATCAGAAATCGCTTCCTCCTCGTTTTCAGAGGCAACAACAG GAGCAACTTCTCAAACAGCAGCAGCAGTGGCAGCAACAACAGCAACATAACCAGGTCGCCCAAAATCAGCTTCAGTCTCAGCCTCAGAATCAGCAGGGCCCCTCTCCAGGGACCACACCACAATCTGGGCCCAAACAGCCAACACTTTACCCCGCTGGCTCAATGGGACGTCCACCACCTTTGCCCATGAACTTTGATCCTCGCTGGATGATGATGTCCTATATCGACCCCCGTATGATGCAGGGACGTCCTGCACCCATGGATTACTACCCTCCCAGCATGCATCCCTCTG GGATGATGAATCGGGAGCGTTCTGATTCAGGTGGCTCTGGCTCAGACCAGTTTGATAGGCAGCAGCATGGTCCCTCTCATCCTCACCGTGGCACACCCCCCATGGACCCTAAACTGGCTTGGGGACCAGATGTTTTTCCAGGGGGTACTGAGGGCCGGGGTCTAAGCTCCCCCCTACGGCAGAAAGGTGCGGAAGAGGAGGATGCTGGCAAAGGTCAAAG aAGCGACACTCCTCCAGTGCGTATGCGAGAGGGAGGTACAACCCCCATTCAGCCCCTGAGCATGGCTCCCAGCTCTCCATCTGGTTCATCTAACCAAACCCCACCACCTCTCGGGATTCAAATTGGGAGCCAGGGTGCTAGCCACCATTCCCACCATCAGCCCTTCATGGGTGGACGTGGAGGCTACAGCAACTATCCTGACAATGGATCCAGAATGGGCTCTCACCTGCAGCAGAGGGCAGGTAGTGGAGGTACACTGCATGGTTTTGGCCATCCCGAGGGTGGTCAGCAAATTTGGGGGACTCCTCATCCCCATTATGACCGTAATGGCCGTACTGATCACCCAGCCTTAGAGAACAACTCACACCTTCAACACCACGGTCCTCCCCCTCCTCATTTCTCCCTTCATCCTCACAAGCACGAGaatggcagagagagagaaaaaggagGAGAGGCCAAAAAAAGCGACCCTTCACCTCCACTGCATCAGCCGTCCCTCTCCTCTTCTTGctcctcttcatcatcatcttcctcaGCCAGAGAAGATCCCAGTGGAAAGCAGCCTCTACAAAATCAGGCCCCAACCAAAGACACTGGACCTGCTCACGCTCCAGGTAGGAAACAGGACAAAATTGGAAACACGCACAATCAGCCTCAACAGAATTCTATGCAGCACCACCACCCTAAAACCAGTTCTCGCAGCCGGGAACACAAAACGGAGACACATTGGGGCCCAAGGCCTGGAAGTAGTAACGCAAGTGGTGGCTCAGCCCAAAATAAGAAGGCAGGCTCTGGAATGAGTGCGAAAACCGAAGAACCCACAAATCAAGTGGCTGAGAACAAATCCTCTACTCAGTCTGGAGATAGTATCACAGTCAAGCGCGCAGGTCCTATTAAGAGACCAGTGCTTAAAGAGATGAAACGAGAAGGTTGTGAAGGAGAGGGAGGCGAAAAGGCCACTGGAGGCTCTGGTAAAGCTAAAGAACAAGATGGTTGCCAGACCACAACCAAACAAGAGTCAACTCCTGGGGCTCAGGCCTCCTCTGCACCCAGTGGGAAAGATGATGCAACTGGATCCAATAAACCCAGAACTGGCGGAAAGGAACGAGGTAATGCTGGGGGTACAGGTAAAGGGTccaaaaatggagaaaacactgTCCAAAGTTCAGGCTATTCAGCTCCTCAATTCAGAAAGGATAGAGAGCGATCTCCTGAAAGAGGAAGCACAACTTACCATACGTCTTCATCCAGAGGTAATCGGTCAGGCCGTGGCAGGGGAGAGTTCTACGGGCGAGGAAGAGGCTACAGAGGCACTTACACCGGCAATGGAGGTGGTGGCGGCCGTGGGAAAGCAGGTGGCAGAAGCAGCAGGGACTATAGGTCAGTTCCCAACAGCGGCTACCACCATGGACCTTCTAATCAAGAACACAAGCGAGAGCCATCTTCTGGCAGCGGTAGGCACGGGGGCTCTCAGCTGAATCCAGGGCGTGCTAGAAACCGCAGTGAAACCCGAAGCGAAGGCTCAGAATATGAAGAGGTGCCAAAACGGAGACGGCAGCGAGGATCTGAAACGGGCAGCGAGAGTGCTGGCAGTGATGTCGCTCATTCTGACAAAGAAGACCGTAAGCCTAATACCAAGGCTGGCACCGGAGGAGAGAACCCTGCAACAGGCCCATCAGCTTCTTCAGTTCTAACAAGAAACTCCCAAACTAGAGTCTTCACACCAAGGGGTGTGCCATCAAGACGTGGCAGAGGTGGAGGCGGTGCTGGAGGTGGTCTCCATAGAGGTGGAGATGGTGGTGGTCCTGGAGTGTCTTCTGCATACAGATCTGGACCTAGCTCTGCTTCTCACGGCTGGTCTGCAAAATCTACAGCTGCGCGGAAGCAACAGACGTCTTCGCATCCATCCCCTCCTAAAGATTCAGGTCGTGGAGCAAATGGTGACAAGAAGAAAGCAGCTGACCAACATCAGCCTCAGAGTCAAAGTGTAAATCCGTCAGCACCCAATCCCGCTGTGCCTACTACAGTCCAACATGGGTCCACAGAGAACGGAAGTGTCGGGACCCCAGTGTCCTCAAGTAACGTTCCACCGAATACCACTGGCTCTGTTAACCAAACACTTCCTCCGACTGCCCCAGATGGACGAGGTTTTCCTAACAGGGAATTTGAGCGCCCTCCTCGCCGTAGGCGCCACGGACGATCCCAACATCAGCAGGACAAGCCTCCTCGATTCCGGAGGCTGAAGCAAGAGCGAGAGAATGCAGCACGTATCAATGGAAGCAGTGGAATTATCGAAGTCATTGCTGGACATCAGCAGTCTGCTTCATCATTGCAGAATTCCCTGCAAGAAACGAATAGCACTCCCAACGCATCTGCCACCGTTGTTGCAAATGCAAACCACATCTCTGCGACCTCTAATAATAATACCAGTCACCTTGGGGGTGGTAATCACAATTTGAATAGTCACCACCACCATCATCACTACCAGGGCAACTCCCAGTCGCACCCTCAGCACCATCATAACCACAACCCAGCGGGAGGGGCTAAATCCCCAGATGTCTCGAACCAGAACTCTGACCATGCAAACGAGGAATGGGAAACTGCCTCCGAAAGCAGCGATTTCACTGAGTTTCGAGAGAGAAAGGGTGGAGGAGGTAGTAAATCTTACTCCTCCCACCATCACCACCACCATCATCATGCACCAGGAAGAGGTGGTGGAGGCGGAGGAGGTGCTGAAAGAGAGATGACAGCTAAAGAATTAGCCACAAACAAGAGAAGCTTCTCCAGTCAGCGCCCTGGAATGGAGAGGCAGAACAGAAGAGTAAATACCGGTGGTGGCGGAGGAAGAGGCCCCAGGGGTCCGCCCAGTGGTGGCGGGGCTATGGGTGGAGCTGGCAACAGCGGGGCCAATCGTGGTGAGAGGCGTGGCAACTGGCCCTCTCCTAAGAACAAGAAgtga